Proteins co-encoded in one Gopherus evgoodei ecotype Sinaloan lineage chromosome 4, rGopEvg1_v1.p, whole genome shotgun sequence genomic window:
- the LOC115651654 gene encoding olfactory receptor 4S2-like isoform X1 codes for MEPTQNVTEFILLGLCHNEMLQPVCFVFFVLLYIATVLGNLLIIVTVKNSQYLKSPMYFFLSYLSFVDMCFSSVTAPKLIADFFVERKTISFDGCIAQLFMVHFIGCTEIFLLTVMAYDRYIAICKPLHYTSIMTGCVCGSLVMASWVGGFVHSIVQTLLTIQLPFCGPNKIDHYFCDVHPLLKLACTDTYLVGVMVIVNSGMISLICFVVLVVSYVIILVSLRTRSSEGRRKALSTCTSHVAVVIIFFGPLIFMYLRPSTTFSEDKMVTVFYTIITPLLNPLIYTLRNEEVKNAMRKLWSRKITLGVK; via the coding sequence ATGGAGCCCACACAGAATGTGACTGAATTCATCCTTTTGGGACTTTGCCACAATGAAATGTTACAGCCTGTGTGTTTTGTGTTCTTTGTACTCCTCTATATCGCTACTGTGCTGGGAAACCTTCTAATTATTGTCACTGTAAAGAACAGCCAATATCTGAAGtctcccatgtatttcttcctcagctACCTGTCCTTTGTAGACATGTGCTTTTCCTCTGTCACTGCCCCAAAACTGATTGCGGACTTCTTTGTGGAGAGGAAAACCATCTCCTTTGACGGCTGCATAGCACAGCTGTTTATGGTCCATTTCATCGGGTGCACTGAAATCTTCCTCCTCACAGTGATGGCGTACGATCGTTACATTGCGATCTGCAAACCCCTCCATTACACAAGCATCATGACCGGGTGTGTTTGTGGTTCCCTTGTGATGGCTTCATGGGTGGGTGGCTTTGTGCATTCCATAGTTCAGACTCTTCTGACCATCCAGTTACCCTTCTGTGGGCCCAACAAGATTGACCACTATTTCTGTGATGTGCACCCTTTGCTGAAACTGGCCTGCACTGACACTTATCTTGTTGGCGTCATGGTCATTGTCAATAGCGGGATGATTTCCCTGATCTGTTTTGTTGTGCTGGTTGTGTCCTATGTCATCATCTTAGTCTCCTTGAGAACTCGCTCTTCCGAAGGTCGTCGGAAAGCTCTTTCCACCTGTACCTCCCATGTTGCTGTAGTGATTATATTTTTCGGGCCATTAATCTTCATGTATTTAAGACCTTCCACCACCTTCTCCGAGGATAAGATGGTCACGGTGTTCTACACCATTATCACCCCTCTGCTGAATCCTTTGATTTATACCTTACGCAATGAGGAGGTTAAAAATGCCATGAGAAAATTATGGAGCAGAAAAATAACGTTAGGGGTGAAATGA
- the LOC115651654 gene encoding olfactory receptor 4S2-like isoform X2: MIDLFNVTEFILLGLCHNEMLQPVCFVFFVLLYIATVLGNLLIIVTVKNSQYLKSPMYFFLSYLSFVDMCFSSVTAPKLIADFFVERKTISFDGCIAQLFMVHFIGCTEIFLLTVMAYDRYIAICKPLHYTSIMTGCVCGSLVMASWVGGFVHSIVQTLLTIQLPFCGPNKIDHYFCDVHPLLKLACTDTYLVGVMVIVNSGMISLICFVVLVVSYVIILVSLRTRSSEGRRKALSTCTSHVAVVIIFFGPLIFMYLRPSTTFSEDKMVTVFYTIITPLLNPLIYTLRNEEVKNAMRKLWSRKITLGVK; the protein is encoded by the exons ATGATTGACCTGTTT AATGTGACTGAATTCATCCTTTTGGGACTTTGCCACAATGAAATGTTACAGCCTGTGTGTTTTGTGTTCTTTGTACTCCTCTATATCGCTACTGTGCTGGGAAACCTTCTAATTATTGTCACTGTAAAGAACAGCCAATATCTGAAGtctcccatgtatttcttcctcagctACCTGTCCTTTGTAGACATGTGCTTTTCCTCTGTCACTGCCCCAAAACTGATTGCGGACTTCTTTGTGGAGAGGAAAACCATCTCCTTTGACGGCTGCATAGCACAGCTGTTTATGGTCCATTTCATCGGGTGCACTGAAATCTTCCTCCTCACAGTGATGGCGTACGATCGTTACATTGCGATCTGCAAACCCCTCCATTACACAAGCATCATGACCGGGTGTGTTTGTGGTTCCCTTGTGATGGCTTCATGGGTGGGTGGCTTTGTGCATTCCATAGTTCAGACTCTTCTGACCATCCAGTTACCCTTCTGTGGGCCCAACAAGATTGACCACTATTTCTGTGATGTGCACCCTTTGCTGAAACTGGCCTGCACTGACACTTATCTTGTTGGCGTCATGGTCATTGTCAATAGCGGGATGATTTCCCTGATCTGTTTTGTTGTGCTGGTTGTGTCCTATGTCATCATCTTAGTCTCCTTGAGAACTCGCTCTTCCGAAGGTCGTCGGAAAGCTCTTTCCACCTGTACCTCCCATGTTGCTGTAGTGATTATATTTTTCGGGCCATTAATCTTCATGTATTTAAGACCTTCCACCACCTTCTCCGAGGATAAGATGGTCACGGTGTTCTACACCATTATCACCCCTCTGCTGAATCCTTTGATTTATACCTTACGCAATGAGGAGGTTAAAAATGCCATGAGAAAATTATGGAGCAGAAAAATAACGTTAGGGGTGAAATGA